ACTCACATATTCCTCGAAATTACGAGTCTTTCCGACAACTGGGGTACATCTAGACATCTTAGAAGACTGTGACAGTTGCAGCATAGACTCCAATTGTTGCTCTCGCTCTCTAAGTTTTTCTTCAAGCTCCTTATTCTGACATAGATGCATAAAAGAAGTTAGTCACTGCGCCCAGCATCTGTGTAAGCCAATTGTTTAGCAGATCGAACATACAATAAGCAGAGTAGAAAATTTGGTTTCAGTAAGAACCTTCTGATGAAGAAGTGCTGAATCCAtgttctgttctcgatctttaagCTTGTTTTCGAGCTCCTTCACCTATGTAACACAGAGGTGTTTAGAATCTAGAGTCTCAATTTCCACAAAAACAAATTTAATCTTTGTTTAGTTGCAAAcaaaccttttgttgaagaatcaCAGACTCAGCCTGCTGTTGCGCTCTCTCCTTAAGCCTGCTTTCAAGCTCCCTAACCTGTACAAAGAACAAAAATTCATATAAATGAATTTCACATAGCCATTAACTTAGTTTCGCTGTGCTCCAGCAATCATAGAACCTTTCGTATCCGTTCATGAAATACAGCTTTAAGGATTACAGAACCAACAAACCTTTTGTTGAAGGACCACAGATTCAGATTGTTGCTGAGCTTTCTCTTTCAGTTTGACTTCGAGTTCCTTAATCTGTGCAGAACAGACCACACAAAATTAGTCGTATCAATTCTATGATGTCCATTAATGCAATGTTTAGCAACCCTGAACTATTAACTGGGGTGATTGATATGATATGATATAATTCTCAAGTTAAGAGAAATTATATAATAGAAGAATATATGGTTTAGTTATCTGTGGCAAAAAGATGAAGTGTTTACAGAACAAAATAAACCTTCTGTTGAAATGCCAAAGACTCCAATTGTTCCCGTTCTTTCAGTTTACTTTCAAGCTCTTTGACCTTTAGACAAGGAAATAGAAGTGACGATGCATCAGAAAATGATTGCCAATTTTTTTGTCAGAGTGGTAAAGAATAATATCAAAAGTTCGACAAAATGAACCACTAAATAATAACCTTGTGTTGAAGACCAATGCAAGTTTCTTCTCTTCCCTTCAACTTCTCATTAAGTTGCCAAACTTGTTTCTCAGTTTGGTTGTGCACCTCCATCTTTGAATCTATTTGTCCTTCAAGTTctttaaccttttcttgttggttTTTGCACAGCTGATCCTTGGATCTCACTTTGAATTCCAGGTTTTGTATGTTCTCTTCTAACTTCTTTAAAGACTCATCTTTGGATCTCGACTCTTGCCTTGCTTTATCAAGCTTCAGAATAGTTGGAAATGAAATAGAAGTAAGTAACAAGCTTATATAGCAACTCAACTACTAGCTCAGTAGTTCTGAATTCTAACTTTGAAAGGAAACTTAAGAAACGTCTGAATCACCAATGCTTTTCCTACCATGGTTTTCAATTTTTGAAGCTCGGCAGTGTCCACTTGCTTCTTTGCAGGACCCAGCTCAACTCCTCGAACCCTTGTTGCAAAATTTAGTGAACTTAGTGTCTCACCTAAGTCATTTTCTGAAGGACTGATTTGAACAAACATCAAAGTTTTTGAGTCTCCCCCTGCAATTCAGAAGTTCAAAAATATGTAAATAATGATATTAAGCATCCCACTCTGACAAAGCATATTTTGGTGAACTTGGACTTACCTAATGAATCTTGAAGTAAGTGTGTTAGCTTCGAGTTCCTGAAAATGCCCCACGAATACAATCAGCAGCTGAGGAAAAACGGCTAGACAGATAAGCAAGTTCGAGTAAAACCTGTAAGGAATGTGACTGCTTTTATTTGCTAGAGCGGATATGACATCCCCAAGAGCTGAAAGGGATCTGTTGATGTTTTGAGCTTCCTTTAGTCGCTCCCCCTGCACATCAGTCTTCGCCAGCCTCTCACTACCAGCCAAATCTACTAACCATAATTTGCTTTTGGTGCAGTCACCATTCATCAAGTTTTTAGATTTTACCATTATAGAGAGCATGCTGTACCACAAATAAAGAAAGTAGATTAACTTTGCATATTCGTCAAGGCTCAGACAATTGAAGGGAAAAGTAAAATTACTACGAACCAGTGAGATCTGCTACTGTGCTCATTCACATTATTAGATCCCACAGCCCTTGCATTACTTCCAGCCTGCAATACGTCCCAGACCTCTTTAATGTTCTCAACTTTAGCTTCCACAATTCCTGGTACATGGTGAACTCCTTCGGAAGCTTGCCGTATCTCCAACCTATAAACAAGATACAATCTCCGGTAAGTATTTTCCGTTATAGAAAAAGGAGAACAGTGATGAAACCATTTCATTTTTAATAACTGTTTGCAAGAGGTTATAAGCTTACTTCTTTGTTGCTGGGGACGTAGCAAGCAAGTCCCTAATCTGCTCATTGTAAACTTCAAGCACGCTGACAGATATGCTGTAAGTAAATGTTTCACTCCTTTCCCTGGCTCTATTAAACAGTTCCTCAAGAGTCCTGTAATTGACTCCTCTATTATTCTCTGGACCCTCCATCGTGAACGTCTTCCCAGTCCCTGTTTGCCCATATGCAAATATACAAACATTGTATCCATCTAATACTGAAACCACCATCGGTGAAGCATCCACAAACACATCAGCTGTTATGGCGAAAGACATTCAAAGTTAATAAATATTTCTAAGTTCCTACTTTGATTGACTGCACTCAACAAAAAACAACATGTGGAAAAATACCTTGTCCATCCTTTGGAGTATAAACCCGGTCAAACTTGAAAGTCTTCTTAGTGGAGCCACCAGTCAGTACTCCAAGATCCCCATCTTTGGCAGCTTCAAATTCAACAACTGTTGAATACCCAGCTGAGATATCTTCCTTGCTTAATGGGCGGCATCTACAGAACACCCTAATATTCCCTTTAGATTCCTGAACTTGGTTATATAGTTTCTTTCTCATTGTTTGTTCCTCCAAGTACTTCCTTTTGAGATCATCACATTGTGCCACTACAACAAATATTTTTAATTTAATGAGATGCATATCGTACATTGAACAAATCTGCAGATCAAGTGGAGCTCAACTTACCCAATGCTTGAACAGCAGACACCATTTGATTTAAATCAGGAATCGAATCGGCACATTCATGGGCTTCACGGGACAGCTGCGACTGCTCTGTTTTCATTATCTGCAAAAGAAATCTAAGTAGTAAGCACTAGGAAGTGAATTCTAACATGGTATTCAATTAGAAACAGACATTTATCTGTATTATCATGAAGTCAAATGTAGTACCTTAATTTTTCTTTCCAAGTTATTAATAGCTACAACCCAGGACTTCTTATCACGTTCGTATGTACAAGAAACATCGTTCAACTTCGCTGCTTGTTTTTGCATGGTTTTATCTACAGATACAAACAGTCATAATAAGCTGTCCATTTTcacaatcatgaaaaatacattgtgCTATGGATCCAATACAGAATATTTTCTACAGATAAGATAGGCCTCCACTATGTCCACCACATGCCCATAGTGTTGACTCATCCTTAAATTCTACTTGAACAATACCAAAATTTTATACTCAGTTTCATGTAATTTTACCAAGCGCATGGAGTTCAATCATCTTATCATCAAGCTCCATTCGAACCTTCTCCAACTGCTCATTTGCAGCTGTAAGAGACATCCAAGCTTCATAGCATTCATTAGTCTTCAGCTGGCACTGGCTAGTCAAATCATCTATTTTCTTCTCAAACTTAGCCGTCGATTTTTGTTGAATAAGTTTATGCTGCAAATAcatcaacccaaaatcacatattTACACACATTAAAGAGTATGAATTCATAATCTACATCTTAAATTGGTTCCTTACCTGTATGTAAGGAACTTCAATCTCAGTTGAACAATTGTTGCATGTAAGGTACTCCGGATTCATAGAGGGAGCTGGAATGGAAGTTAGTTAGAGTTAGTTGCAAGATATCACAAATTTGTTCAAAATGTTGGGTCTGATTGTTGCTCATAATAAGACTCGAAAACACACCTGATAATTTGGATGTTTTTCTAATGCAGATACCACTAACTATTGGGGTTCCACTAACCCCTTCAAAGCTTAAGTTGATTGCTCCACCCTCACCTACAGAAACCCTAGCATCAAGCAGCTGCAAAGGCTTATTGGCTCCAACGGTAGCGTAAATATCCAGATCAGACAAAACCTGTTATCACCATTATCCAACATCAGAGGTATAACACCAATCAAATACCAATACCAATAAAAATACACATACACACATATCCAAAGTTCATTAAGAAAAAAACAGTCACCTTTTCTCCCTGCAACAAAACATTGAAAACCCTCATTCCCTTAGGCCCATGAGTGTATATGATCTCGACAAAATGAAGATCAACAAAGTAATCTCCAGGAGGAAGATTTTCAAACTTGTAACTGAAGTTTCCACTCCTTGCTGATTGATATACTGCCGCATAATCACCACCATTTTCTATACTCTCATCTGTTTTTGATGCTTGTCCTCCTTGAAAGCATCTGTCTGCCTCAAATCTCATACCATTCTCCTCTTCATTTAACACCCCACCACCAGCATTCACAAACATCACAAAATCCTCTACAAAtttcaagaaacaaaattatGATTTCGAATGGaacaaatcaaaactaaaaactaaaacccCCCCAAattcatcaaatccctaatttagcTCAACAATCGTTTCAATTAATACTCTACAGAATAATACCCTAATAACAAAATCAAGAAAAGTAGAAATTTGTGAACCCTAAGATCTAAAAACCCCAGATCTTAAAAACAAACATAAAAGAGAGGAAACCAAAATGACGAACTACTAACCCATAGAGTTGAATTTTGAAAATCCAGTAGGAACCAATCTGGAACCAGACATACAAAGAATTGAATCCAGTAAACCTGTACCCATATCTTCATCCATATCCATACTCAAATCTTTATTATAAGGTTTCGGAGATCTATAATGGGTAAAAAAAGATGAGTTCTTATCAGGTAAGTCTTTTTCCCAATCATAAACCGTAGACAAACAAGAATCAACATCTAGGGTTTCTAATTTGTTTCCTTCttccattgaaattgaaatctttGGGTAACCTAAAACACTCCTTGAAACAACTCAGTGAAAAAACTGAAATCCTTAATAGTTGGTGATGAGGAAAATGAGATCTGTGACTGTGATTATCAGTTTTgtccccctttcttcttcttcttcttctaattcaaaGTTCCGAATTTTGAAAATAATATGACCGTTTAAAGAAACTACCGTTACTCTCTCCTTAGGAGGAGGTATTATATCCTCTTTAACTCTCGGTGGGGTCGATTCGTAGATTTCTCATCCTACAACGGTCAGTCCCCCCATGATTTTGGAATTAAAAATTTAAGCCCTGTGCAAAATTTTGTCCGGCTGAGGACTCATACAAGCAGGAGGGTGCCTAAGATTTGGGATTTACGCCCTAATATCAAGCGTTCAATCTTAACCTTTCATTGAGCCAAGGTTCTTTTGCCGATTCCGTTGATCGGTTATGGTTGcagcattcttttttttttatatagataAAAAACAATTAACTGACAAATATCTGAAAGCAAAGGTGCCTCCCACATTTGAGGACTTTGAGACCTTCCTCCGGCTATAGCTAGCCTTTGGAGGTCAGGAAAATTGCCATGTTTAATGGTCTTACAACAGACAATGTCAAAGTTTTTTAAGTTCAAAAGAAGATTATCTATTCTATCATTAGTCCtccaactagtttttcttgtttcGCCTTGCAGAGCTTTGGTAATACTTTGATTTCTTCCCAAAAGGTTGATAGATCTGCATTGAAGTTGAGAGGCCCAGTCAATCGCATCTTGTGCTGCTAAGCAGTCGCCTTCTTCCCTGTCATGGATTCTGATTCCCCTGGTGCGCCTGCCAATTGTGTCTCCTGAAGGACCTATTATACAGACACCAATCCCAGTTAGGCCAGTAAGATTGTTAAAAGAAGACATGAAGACAAAAGAGACCTTCCCATTGGAGGTCTGGATATTGACTTCAGTCCTTGCATCATTTCTAGTTCTCTCAATTTGCGTATGCAACAGAGCAGAAGTTAAATGACTAATTATCTGATTTCCAGTATGTCTAGACagggttttttttatttttttaaacaccATATCACACCTAGTTTTCCATATAAACCAGCAGATGGTGGCACATAGATCTGCCCATGATCCCCTCTGAGTTTGATGGTTATCTCTAGAGAACCAACTAGCACGCCAATCAGCTAAATTGTTAAACCCTAAGCTAGAGTTATCAAGGTTCATAGAGCAGTGAGCCCAAACAGCTTTGGCAAAGTTACAATGCATAAGCGAGTGCTCTCCAGTTTCAAGATGTTCATTACATAACGTACAAATAGGGTCAGTATGGCTGAAAAATCTAGTATAATAAGCACTAAAGGGGAGGATGTTAGATTTCATCTTCCAGATGAAGAATTGGATCCTAGGAATGACCTTCATGCCCCAGATTTTCCTGGCCAAAGCATCATTAGGCTGGGAGGTCTTCTTATCTAGAAGATTATAAAGAGACTTGCTAGTAAATTCTCCTTGAGGATTATCCATCCATCTCAGGGTGTCTTCAAAATCTTTGTTTGGAGTTAGAGTGAGAATTTGAGTCACAATTCTCCACTCAAACAACTCACAGAGCTTCTCCACATTCCAACCAGTTTCTGTAATTAGCTCATGTACCATTTTGAGATCAGTAACATTGTCCATATTCTCCAAGTTGATAGGTTTTCCTTCCTCATCAGGAATCCACTTATCTTTCCAGATGTGGACAGAGTTTCCGTTGCCAATCTGCCAGATACTAAACTCTTTAAGAATCATCAAGCCTTTATAGACTCCTTTCCAGACCCATGAAGAACTATCATTGCAGGTGGCATGGAAAGGATTAGAGTTAGGGAAGTATTTCCCTTTCATGGTCTTAGTGAAAACAATATTGGGTTGTTTAAAAAGTCTCCAGCCATTTTTGGCTATGAGAGATAGGTTCATGAGATCTAGTTTTTTAATCTCATTTCCTCCTTTTTCCTTGTTCTTACATAAACCTCTCCAATATTTTATGTACATCCCTTTTTTTGGACCAAGTTTTCCCCACCAGAAATCACGTAAAGTGTTGGTCAATCTTTTGATGGTTGTTTTGGGAAGAATAAATGTGGACATAGAGTAGACCGGAAGGGTTTCTAGCACTGCTTTAGCCATCACCCCTCTGCCAGGAGGAGACATAGCGTCAATCTTCCATCCTTTAAGTCTACTTCCCATTTTTTCAGACAGGTTATCAGAACATTTAACTTTAGACTTATTA
This is a stretch of genomic DNA from Papaver somniferum cultivar HN1 chromosome 1, ASM357369v1, whole genome shotgun sequence. It encodes these proteins:
- the LOC113297026 gene encoding kinesin-like protein KIN-14R isoform X3, with product MEEGNKLETLDVDSCLSTVYDWEKDLPDKNSSFFTHYRSPKPYNKDLSMDMDEDMGTGLLDSILCMSGSRLVPTGFSKFNSMEDFVMFVNAGGGVLNEEENGMRFEADRCFQGGQASKTDESIENGGDYAAVYQSARSGNFSYKFENLPPGDYFVDLHFVEIIYTHGPKGMRVFNVLLQGEKVLSDLDIYATVGANKPLQLLDARVSVGEGGAINLSFEGVSGTPIVSGICIRKTSKLSAPSMNPEYLTCNNCSTEIEVPYIQHKLIQQKSTAKFEKKIDDLTSQCQLKTNECYEAWMSLTAANEQLEKVRMELDDKMIELHALDKTMQKQAAKLNDVSCTYERDKKSWVVAINNLERKIKIMKTEQSQLSREAHECADSIPDLNQMVSAVQALVAQCDDLKRKYLEEQTMRKKLYNQVQESKGNIRVFCRCRPLSKEDISAGYSTVVEFEAAKDGDLGVLTGGSTKKTFKFDRVYTPKDGQADVFVDASPMVVSVLDGYNVCIFAYGQTGTGKTFTMEGPENNRGVNYRTLEELFNRARERSETFTYSISVSVLEVYNEQIRDLLATSPATKKLEIRQASEGVHHVPGIVEAKVENIKEVWDVLQAGSNARAVGSNNVNEHSSRSHCMLSIMVKSKNLMNGDCTKSKLWLVDLAGSERLAKTDVQGERLKEAQNINRSLSALGDVISALANKSSHIPYRNSKLTHLLQDSLGGDSKTLMFVQISPSENDLGETLSSLNFATRVRGVELGPAKKQVDTAELQKLKTMLDKARQESRSKDESLKKLEENIQNLEFKVRSKDQLCKNQQEKVKELEGQIDSKMEVHNQTEKQVWQLNEKLKGREETCIGLQHKVKELESKLKEREQLESLAFQQKIKELEVKLKEKAQQQSESVVLQQKVKELENKLKDREQNMDSALLHQKNKELEEKLREREQQLESMLQLSQSSKMSRCTPVVGKTRNFEEYVSENDPQIPRTVSSINRVPGHGGTEPLREIRRKRELRSGECDNSNGPSTSLLEKKIAPVEAKKARQLPTDLEKGRTDPSKAFPRITRTAKTGNVSRLSSHSRLNKDPAVAIKERDKTRGWSR
- the LOC113297026 gene encoding kinesin-like protein KIN-14R isoform X1; protein product: MEEGNKLETLDVDSCLSTVYDWEKDLPDKNSSFFTHYRSPKPYNKDLSMDMDEDMGTGLLDSILCMSGSRLVPTGFSKFNSMEDFVMFVNAGGGVLNEEENGMRFEADRCFQGGQASKTDESIENGGDYAAVYQSARSGNFSYKFENLPPGDYFVDLHFVEIIYTHGPKGMRVFNVLLQGEKVLSDLDIYATVGANKPLQLLDARVSVGEGGAINLSFEGVSGTPIVSGICIRKTSKLSAPSMNPEYLTCNNCSTEIEVPYIQHKLIQQKSTAKFEKKIDDLTSQCQLKTNECYEAWMSLTAANEQLEKVRMELDDKMIELHALDKTMQKQAAKLNDVSCTYERDKKSWVVAINNLERKIKIMKTEQSQLSREAHECADSIPDLNQMVSAVQALVAQCDDLKRKYLEEQTMRKKLYNQVQESKGNIRVFCRCRPLSKEDISAGYSTVVEFEAAKDGDLGVLTGGSTKKTFKFDRVYTPKDGQADVFVDASPMVVSVLDGYNVCIFAYGQTGTGKTFTMEGPENNRGVNYRTLEELFNRARERSETFTYSISVSVLEVYNEQIRDLLATSPATKKLEIRQASEGVHHVPGIVEAKVENIKEVWDVLQAGSNARAVGSNNVNEHSSRSHCMLSIMVKSKNLMNGDCTKSKLWLVDLAGSERLAKTDVQGERLKEAQNINRSLSALGDVISALANKSSHIPYRNSKLTHLLQDSLGGDSKTLMFVQISPSENDLGETLSSLNFATRVRGVELGPAKKQVDTAELQKLKTMLDKARQESRSKDESLKKLEENIQNLEFKVRSKDQLCKNQQEKVKELEGQIDSKMEVHNQTEKQVWQLNEKLKGREETCIGLQHKVKELESKLKEREQLESLAFQQKIKELEVKLKEKAQQQSESVVLQQKVRELESRLKERAQQQAESVILQQKVKELENKLKDREQNMDSALLHQKNKELEEKLREREQQLESMLQLSQSSKMSRCTPVVGKTRNFEEYVSENDPQIPRTVSSINRVPGHGGTEPLREIRRKRELRSGECDNSNGPSTSLLEKKIAPVEAKKARQLPTDLEKGRTDPSKAFPRITRTAKTGNVSRLSSHSRLNKDPAVAIKERDKTRGWSR
- the LOC113297026 gene encoding kinesin-like protein KIN-14R isoform X2, with protein sequence MEEGNKLETLDVDSCLSTVYDWEKDLPDKNSSFFTHYRSPKPYNKDLSMDMDEDMGTGLLDSILCMSGSRLVPTGFSKFNSMEDFVMFVNAGGGVLNEEENGMRFEADRCFQGGQASKTDESIENGGDYAAVYQSARSGNFSYKFENLPPGDYFVDLHFVEIIYTHGPKGMRVFNVLLQGEKVLSDLDIYATVGANKPLQLLDARVSVGEGGAINLSFEGVSGTPIVSGICIRKTSKLSAPSMNPEYLTCNNCSTEIEVPYIQHKLIQQKSTAKFEKKIDDLTSQCQLKTNECYEAWMSLTAANEQLEKVRMELDDKMIELHALDKTMQKQAAKLNDVSCTYERDKKSWVVAINNLERKIKIMKTEQSQLSREAHECADSIPDLNQMVSAVQALVAQCDDLKRKYLEEQTMRKKLYNQVQESKGNIRVFCRCRPLSKEDISAGYSTVVEFEAAKDGDLGVLTGGSTKKTFKFDRVYTPKDGQVLDGYNVCIFAYGQTGTGKTFTMEGPENNRGVNYRTLEELFNRARERSETFTYSISVSVLEVYNEQIRDLLATSPATKKLEIRQASEGVHHVPGIVEAKVENIKEVWDVLQAGSNARAVGSNNVNEHSSRSHCMLSIMVKSKNLMNGDCTKSKLWLVDLAGSERLAKTDVQGERLKEAQNINRSLSALGDVISALANKSSHIPYRNSKLTHLLQDSLGGDSKTLMFVQISPSENDLGETLSSLNFATRVRGVELGPAKKQVDTAELQKLKTMLDKARQESRSKDESLKKLEENIQNLEFKVRSKDQLCKNQQEKVKELEGQIDSKMEVHNQTEKQVWQLNEKLKGREETCIGLQHKVKELESKLKEREQLESLAFQQKIKELEVKLKEKAQQQSESVVLQQKVRELESRLKERAQQQAESVILQQKVKELENKLKDREQNMDSALLHQKNKELEEKLREREQQLESMLQLSQSSKMSRCTPVVGKTRNFEEYVSENDPQIPRTVSSINRVPGHGGTEPLREIRRKRELRSGECDNSNGPSTSLLEKKIAPVEAKKARQLPTDLEKGRTDPSKAFPRITRTAKTGNVSRLSSHSRLNKDPAVAIKERDKTRGWSR